AGGATGAAACGCCTCCGTCCATACAGAAGGGTAAAACAGGCCACCACGCGCAATAGTATCATGGTAACCAAAGCAAGCACCAGATTATACCCGATCATGAAGGGCTGATCCCAGTATAGGGCGAAGTATCCCGGTGCCACCAATCCTCCGCCCACGAGCCCAGTCAGTTCGAAGAGAAAAAAGCTCAGCACAAGGCCGATAGCGATGGCATTAACTAACATGAGAAGTTTCCCTCGCCTGCGATATCATGGCTCGCCAACGTTCCCCGTAACCATGGCTGTTGCCCAAGCCCACCAAAACCATCGGATGAGCCGCCTGACGGCCGCCTTTTTGACGCTCTTGAGCAAGTTTGTGAAGAAGCGCATAGGGCTCGCAAAGGGGATTGGGAAGGAATAGGCTCCGGGCCGGTGACCGGCACCAAGCTGCCCATGCGTGTGAACCGGTGGGGGCCAGCAAATCGAAGCGCGGTTCATGTTGAAGCCAGTCCATGAAAACTGCCGTCCGCATGGGTCTATCCTGCCTGGTTGCCAGGATGGCTACGAACCAAGCCGGC
This is a stretch of genomic DNA from Syntrophales bacterium. It encodes these proteins:
- the pgsC gene encoding poly-gamma-glutamate biosynthesis protein PgsC, coding for MLVNAIAIGLVLSFFLFELTGLVGGGLVAPGYFALYWDQPFMIGYNLVLALVTMILLRVVACFTLLYGRRRFILSILLGFFLQWTAGALFMGLELAQGRIDALGYIIPGLVAHEMDRQGIGLTLLALLLLSTMVRLLLHAFGLVRPF